DNA from Ananas comosus cultivar F153 linkage group 12, ASM154086v1, whole genome shotgun sequence:
CTGCTTCAGTGAAAAGCTCGAGCTCATCGAGAGAGCCGTAAACGTCGTAGATATCATCGATTGCCGTAATGAGACAGTTAGCCTTTGTTTGTGCTAGTCTGAAGGTAGAATTTTTCGGCTCAAAAGCCCAACCAACAGGCCATAAATAGTTCTCCGCCAATCTATCTCTACTGAAGGAAAGCTTCTCCCATAATCCCAGATTGGACCACCATctgaaattttcaaatattttcatcctaattagaagctatatatattcatatattcccATAGTGTTATTTTCTCGTACATTTGTGCTGCAACGGATAGCAtctatattgaaattaaatcaaaatataatataaatatgttaAAGCTAGCTAGGTTGGTTTGATTAAGTTGTCAAGTGGAAATAAGCTTGCTAACccttttaatttaaagtttcgAGGGTTAGATCAAGTTAAAGCTTTGACCAAAGTCATCtcacatgcatatgcatgttgAATATACATGTACCTTGACACTTCCTTGAGCTCTCTCTTGTACGTGTTTTGAACCACATTGAAGTCCAACTTCGCGAACTCGAGAAGAAGGGGCCTcatctcctcttctttctcGTATGCGTCGATAAACCATCTCGTGTGCAATCTCTCCATGCGCCAGTGTAGTGGTTGCTCCAATGCACGAGCCACGTAATCCCTTAACTTATAGTTATCATCTAATGAATTTAATAAGAAATTATTGAGGTGTCGAATTGTAAAGTCGCGAGCCTCATTCAGCGTATCTTCTCCTTCCACTGCCAGATAAGAAGTCTCGTACAAACTCAACAAACTTATAATTTGATTGCTCAAGTTGAATTTGAAGCTGCCCTTCTCATCTTTAAACTGATCAAAAATATCTGCAATATATGGGTATGTATAATTCGTTAAAAAGGTGTGGTTTGTTAAAATAGTTGTTAGTATCACGTTGACATTTATTTGTTCAACAGATAATTATTgtctaaataaattaataaaggaTCAACAATTAGGAAccgaattaattatattattaccTTGTGAAACTCCAAATCCGTGTCCTCTAAGAAGCCTGAATAAGAGTGCGATTATGTAGGCATTACCCTTCGTCTCCATGCGTATGTCATCTAATTTGCTAAATATAGAGTCCAGTGCATGCTTTATCTCCTTCTCAACGTGATAAGCAATCCCGAGTTGTTGCAATGCATCAATGAGCTCAAGCTTATCAACAACCACTGTTTCCTCATCTATCATACGCCCCACTTCCTCCTTCAACACGTCCAATCTCTTTGCGTCTCGCTCCTACGTTACAAATTGTGGAGCGCCCCATcatttgcaaatttaattaatttcacgAAAAGAAAGGATACACGTAATTGATCttcgttttcttcttttgtttcatCTAACAATAAATGATATAGCAGAGACTTTGAGGAATAGAAGATGAGTGGTTGCTAGCCCTACACCTCAAATGGAGTTGTACATAATCTTACAACTTCATCACCCAGGGCCAATTTTTTTTCACCACCTTAAAGAGAAGCATTACAAtccttgaattaaaaattacgATCTTACATTTTTTTGGGATTATTGACTTAGCATTTCTTAGAATCTTATATTGCGTGCAGTAGTTAGAAAGCTTtcaagagttttcaaaaattctaGAAAGTTCGCTTGTAGCTTTGAGTACTCAGATAGAACTAGAGGTGTAATCTGGGCTGCGTCGGAATGGCAGGGCCCAGACTTTTCTAGCCAAAATGGGCCACAAGGTAGCCCGACCCAGATTGAAATTTTGGCCGGGCCCATCCGGCTCACCTTTGGTCGGACTCTGGTCCAGCACAACCAACGGACCGAACCGGGTGCCGGGCCACGGCCCGGAccattttagtatatttttattttttatatttttaatttttattttatttttaattttcaatcgaTTTTATTAACTATATTTACTtcttattaaataaaaagttttaaatgactttttttttaaaaaaaattaaaatttgaatagtttAAATTCGTTTtcaaagaagaataaaaaaaatcctattacaaaaattaaaaaagatatgAAATCCTATTAAATTAGTCTTGAACGAGGAAGTCTGCTATATAACAGTTACAACATATCATCTATATCCAACCAATCATATTTCTTCCTTTGAAAGAaaagtgcctttttttttttttttttttttttttctggaacgATGATGGAATGGGTGACGCAGAGGATAGCTATTTGATTAGTTGGGAAAATCACGTCAGCAATATACTACTGCATTTCAGACTTTTTTTGTCTTAGATTGGGTCTTATCGGGTCTCAACATCCTTGTGGCCCGGTACGGCCCGCTCTCGGATGCCGACCGGGTTGTGCGGGGCCACGGTCCTCAAGGTTACGGCCTAGTATGGCCCGGACTCTTGGCCCAGTACGGCCCACAGTTGCGTTGCGCTCTCACACCCTATGTACGGTGTAAAGAGAAAATGTGAATGACTATTTACCTACACTGATGCTTAGGattagatgaaaattagatAATTTACTCGGGGGTAATTTTATCATTTACAAAAATAACTTAAGAACCGAGGTCCTATGTAGCCTCTCAAACAACACTTCCTTATCTATTTGAAAGCATACTTCAAACTATCCAAACAACTAATTATAACGGAGTAGGCTTTTTAGAGCGGCAAAAGTTAGACCAAACACTCACATATTATAATGAGTTATGTAATCTCCTTAGATGGACCTTTTCTAATTagagaaaatacaaaatttggttgAGCAGCTCAAATTTGTAATATGGGGTTGCAGCTTTGCATGTAATATCTTTTACATAGACATCTATactattgaggaataatatttGCTATTTAGCACATAGCTTTTGAGTCAAATATTTCACTTCACTAAACCCAAGACATTCAGAGTCAAAAAAACAAAGTagatatatagtaaatattatttccttactataaaaatattctctctctctctctctctctctctctctctctctctatatatatatatatggctaggactactatattcttataagtatagacctCTTTATACTCAGACGTTGGATAAGgcaatgtgcggttagaatgatagtggttctttagattgagtgagtggttggttgaataacataatctaacggatggaaatagtCAAAGAAGTAGATTTAacgagtccagctactatactcttataagtatagatccTTTTGTATCAaaaagttttcggccgttagatcatactatttaattaactatCTACTCTAATCAACTACCTACTCAACCTTAAGAGACCAGTATCATTCTAAttgcacatctcttcatccaacggccaaaaactaaTGAGTACAAAatgatctatactcataaaaatataatagtcctagtcctatatatatctagtgagagagagagagagagagctgtggcataaatttggaaaataaactCTCTACCtataaagaaaaaggagaagatttaatttaaaaatttaagtcttATTTCGACAAGGAGTTGTGAAGTTATACTgcaaaaattattagttttttttaaaatagtactACTTAAAAAAGCAATGCTAGGTTTACAACCCCCTTCCAACTGTCATCCTGTAAATCTTCTAATCCCAAAGAATATCTTCTCTATATAAGTCTTATCATTTCttcgttttattttttgtactaaAAACTTagtattcttttcttttgacacaaaattaatatttttgcagAAGCTATCTACTTttcgaaaattattttatatccttatattattaaataaattattgatttgcCTAGAAATAATTTAGAAGTAGTTTTAGTGTCCCTACTCACATGcatgataaaattgaaaaatagtaaTAACAAATGAAGTAAGAGGGATAAGTCCATGACCTCACAGAATAGAAAAAGCATAGTTATGTATGTAGCCTACAACAACTAAAAGATCAaacttttttagaaataatcgagaaagagaaatagtaaGTCTACAACCAAATGATTTCTATTTTGTGCAACTCtttatccaaaaattatagGGTTTACCTACCActttatccaaaaattaaagGATTTACTAActccttttttacttttaatttaaaaaaataataagacttGTAGAGAGAATGTGACTTTTAGATTAAATTAGCAGTAAGATTATAATGATCAAAGTAGGTTATAGATCTAGTATTGCACTTGAAGAAGTTTTTATTACGTACTATAATATCAGTGCTCGTCAGTGACTGCATATATTTGTTGTGCCATAAACTCGGCCTATAATTCGCCGACCGGCGCATGGCGCAGGCACGCACGCCTCTACGCTGAGGAAATGACAAGCCGTCGATCGGAGATTGAACAGTCGGGAGCTCCCGTCGGAGCCACCGGTCCGgagaggtgagcacgatgaatGGTGCAGGGGATGGTGATGCAAGGTGGAGGAGGACCATTTTGAATGATTTTGTGAGCTTAATCGGTtgatctatctatctatctatatatatatatatatatataaatatatctatatacagTTGCATCTCTGTTCACCCGTCATCCCCGTACATTTCACTTTGGCTGTAATTATACATAAGCANttaaaattctacttaaacttaaatttaataaaaataatttattataatatttaaatataatatactataaaatttattacaatatttaaatataaataatatgtattaatatagtacaattaataattttataataaaaattatgtattataatatatgacatattatatttatataatttagttttaattcagtttataattttaattaagtttgaaattaagaattAGAATAACACTATTTGTGACGCCCCATCCCGACTTCCTAGGGGGTCacccattctagaactactgCCGTcgtagcacgcttaactctcttaatctcttgagTCTTACcatcacccaaaatgcttaaagtgggttaagagtttaaccctattatatcttatatatagtacTACCTGGGATCTCATACTCTCCCCCCTTTAAGTCCTGACGTCCTCAttaggctcagactcacaaatatcagacgatgtgagactcgtctcgctagcctataCCAACCTTATAGGGGAGCTGCGctctacccacaacagtcaacagtatGAGAGTCTCGCTCTCTCCACTGTATAATTCTGACTTagctgagactcatctcacacttctggctggtaattggctctgataccaaacgtGATGCCCTGACTTTCTTGGGGATCACCCATTCTAGGACTACTCCTGTCTtagcacacttaactctcttaaacTCTTAGCCCTTTCCatcacccaaaatacttaagctggATTAAGAGTTTAGACGCTctattataccttatatatagaactatctggggtctcacactattccaccaaaatggtgaaATAGTAAATCCCAAGCTATTCCGAAATAACCGGAAATAACAAGGTTTGATCGGA
Protein-coding regions in this window:
- the LOC109718886 gene encoding terpene synthase 10-like, producing MVLLHLASPSPAPFIVLTSPDRWLRRELPTVQSPIDGLSFPQRRGVRACAMRRSANYRPSLWHNKYMQSLTSTDIIERDAKRLDVLKEEVGRMIDEETVVVDKLELIDALQQLGIAYHVEKEIKHALDSIFSKLDDIRMETKGNAYIIALLFRLLRGHGFGVSQDIFDQFKDEKGSFKFNLSNQIISLLSLYETSYLAVEGEDTLNEARDFTIRHLNNFLLNSLDDNYKLRDYVARALEQPLHWRMERLHTRWFIDAYEKEEEMRPLLLEFAKLDFNVVQNTYKRELKEVSRWWSNLGLWEKLSFSRDRLAENYLWPVGWAFEPKNSTFRLAQTKANCLITAIDDIYDVYGSLDELELFTEAVDRWDALDIKQLPEYMKVCFLALFNTTNNTAYETMREKGLNILPYLKRAWTDLCKAYLVEAKWYNKNYIPTLEEYLQNGWLSISGHVILSYAYCLVPDLTQHDLDLFQNYPEIMQWSSMLLRLYNDLGTSKPEHQRGDVAKSIHCCMHHEGITEAAARERIKELIYDCWKKLNGARQMDSTFNENFADIAMNVPRAAHSFYFHGDGYGSPEGETKDRIISLLIDPVQI